ACTGTAGCATATATTGTTCTCAATGAAAATTTGATTTTTTTCTTTTCAAATTGTCTAACAATAAAAAATATACCTATAAGTAGTGCTATGAAAAAAATCGTTTTAAAATCTGTAATCATAAGAAATTGTGATAAGAATGAGCTTTCCAATATTTTTTCTCCTTTGTCTAAAAATAAATTTTTCTAAGTTTAAATGATATCAATATATTAAAAAAATGTCAATATTATATCACAATTTACTGAGATAGAATAAAATGATTTAATTTATGAAAATGTGATTAAATAGATGTAAATGGGGTATAATATATGTTTAAAGACTTTGGATTAGGGTAATGAATATAATAATGACTTTTGTAAAATTTGATTTCAAACAAAAAAATGTTAAAAAAATAACTAAAAATTATCATGAAAATATATACATAGAATAGATATCAAATGAAAAGTTTAAAATAGGTAGAGAAATTAATTAGACGTCTAAGGAGAGAAAAAATGAGAGTAATAATAATTGGTGGTGTTGCAGCTGGTATGAGTGCTGCAGCGAAATTAAAAAGACTTAAACCTGAATATGAGGTTGTAGTTTATGAAAAAACAGAAATAGTATCTTTTGGAGCTTGTGGATTGCCATACTTTGTAGGTGGTTTTTTTGATGATGCTAATGACTTATTGGCAAGAACACCTGAAAAACTTAGAGAATCTGGTATTGATTTAAATATATTTAGAGAAGTTGTTGAAGTTGACACAGAGTCTAAGAAAATAAAAATAAAAAATGTAAAAACAAATGAGATATGTGAAGATTACTATGATAAATTGATGATAGCTACTGGGGCAAGAAGCATAGTACCTCTTATAAAAAACATAAATTTAAAAAATGTTTCTACGCTAAAAAGTCTATATGATGGAGAATATCTAAAAAAATTATTAAGTGGAAAAGAAATAAAAAAAGTAACAATAATAGGTGCTGGATTTATAGGATTAGAAGCAGTTGAAGCATGCAAGAAATTGGGTAAAGATGTGCATGTAGTTCAATTGGAAGAAAGAGTATTACCACAAGTATTTGATAAGGAAATTACAGATGTCTTAGAAGATGAAATAAGAAATCACGATGTTAAATTGCATTTGGATGAGATAGTTGTAGAACTATCTGGAATAGATAAAGTGGAAAAAGTAATAACAAATAAAGGTGAAATAGATACAGATGTTGTGATAATTGCTACTGGTGTAAAACCTAACACGGAATTTTTACAAAATACAAATATAAAAACATTAAAAAATGGAGCTATAGTAGTTGATGAATATGGAAGAACTTCTGTTGAAGATATATATTCTGCTGGTGATTGTGCAACTATAAAGAATATAGTGAGTAATGAAAATGCATATATACCTTTAGCAACTGGAGCAAATAAATTAGGTAGGATAGTAGGAGAAAATTTAGCAGGTAAAGAAGTTTCTTATCAAGGTTCTCTATCTTCAAGTTGTATAAAGATTATGGATATGGAGGCTGCTTCAACTGGAATTACAGAGAAACAAGCTAATGATTTAGGATTAAACTTTAAATCTAAATTTATTTCTGATTATAATCAAACTCACTATTATCCTGGAAGAAATAAAATATATGTAAAACTTATTTACGATGCAGATACAAAAGTTATTTTAGGGGGACAAGTAGCTGGTTTTAAAGATGCTGTTCAAAGAACTAATGTGTTGGCAGCTGCTATATTTGGAAAAATGACTACAAGCCAACTTGGGATGTTAGATTTATGTTACGCTCCACCATTTGCAAGAACATGGGATGTATTAAATGTAGCTGGAAATGTATCTAAATAATTTTATCTAAGTAACTATTAGTAAAATAAGAAAGTAAGCAATAATAATAAATTAAATAATAGTAATAAATATCAAAGGAATGAGTTTACTTTAAAATAATTTTATCTAAGGTAAGTTCATTCCTAAATTTTTATTGAGAATAACTTTTACTAAAGTTATAAAATCAATTATTCCTGAACCTCGTATGACTAAAGTCATGAGTTTGCGTAGCTATTTTTTAGTCAAATTTTAGATGTAAACTAAGTCTATCCTCACCAATAATTGTATTTTCAAAAACATTAGTAGCATTTTCTAAATACATATTAGGCATATCTAATGATGGACTAAAGTGTGTCAATAAAAGTTGCTTAACATTTCCTAGCTTTGCAAGATTTGCAGCTTCTCTAAAAGTCATATGTTTGTTTTTGACAGCTTTTGAAATATCTAAATCATCACCATACATGGCTTCGCATATAAATAAATCACTATCTTTTATAAAGTTAGGTATTGAGTCTATAGGTCTTGTATCTGTTGTAAGACTTATTTTAACTCCTTTTCTTGATTCTCCTAAGACCATGTCTGGAGTGTATTTTTTTGAATTTAAAACTATACTTTGACCATCTTGGAGCTTTTTCCATATTGTTTTAGGAACTTTATTTTGAGTTGCTTTATTTATATCAAATTTAGGATTTCTTTTAAAATTAAAACTGTATCCTATACACTCTATAGAGTGCTCTAAAGGGATTGTTGAAATCTCTATGTTTTTCAAATACTCATTATCTAAAGAAAAACTGCCTTGAGGATTTTCTATAATTTTTAAAGTGTAAGGTATATATTCCACTAAATTTCTCATAGAATGAATACAATCAATTATTCCAATAGGGCCAACTATAGTTAAATCACTTGTACGACCACTATTTCCAATCGTTGATAGAAGTCCTAAAAGTCCAAATATATGGTCACCATGTAAATGTGTTATACAAATCAAGTCTATATCTTTAAAGCCACATTTTTTCAACTTCATAGATACTTGAGTACCTTCACCACAGTCAATTAGTATTTTTCTACCTTTATAGTTCATAAATACAGAAGATAGAAATCTATGTGGCATGGGTACATTTCCACCACATCCAAGTAAAGTTAAATCTATCATTTTTTCCCCTTTCTAAAATTAACACAAATCTGTTGTTTGTTTTTATTATGATATCCTATTATAATTATTTTAACATTAAATACAACAATAAATGTGTATTTGAGTCAAGAAATATTAGTAAATAGAAATTTTGTATAATAGCATACAAAAACTCTATAAGTAGAAGTTTACATTTATTTTTGAAAAATTTACAGGAGGCAAATCTAATGAAATTGTTGAAGAAAATCACTATCTTGTCATTGATGATGTTGGCTTTAGTTGGATGTAGTAATGGGGAAAGTAAAAAAACAGCTGAAGGTTCTAACAATATTCAAAATTCTAAAAAAGAAGAGCAAGCTATTGTAGTGCATAAAGATGAAAATATATTAAAAGATAGGTATGAACCACCAAAAGGATTTAAAAGGGTTGATGTAGAAAAAGGTAGTTTTGAAAGTTTTTTGAGGAATACTAAGTTGAAAAATTATGGTGAAAAAGTCAAGTATTACGATGGTAGAATTAAGGAGTCAAAAGGAATTTATGATAGTGTATTTGATGTTGATATTGGTGATAGAGACTTGCATCAATGTGCAGATGCAATTATGCTTATGAGAGCAGAATACCTGTATCAGAATAAGAGATATGATGAAATAAGCTTTGACTTTGTGGATGGTTTTAAAGCTAAGTATTCAAAATGGGCAGAAGGTTATAGGATTTCAGTAAAAGATAGTGGCTCAAGTTGGTATAAAGCAAGTGAGTATTCAACATCATATGAGAGTTTTAGAAAATTTATGGATATAGTATTTGCTTATTCAGGTACTTTATCGCTTGAAAAAGAATTAAAGCCTGTACAACTTGATGATATGAAAATAGGGGATGTTTTTATAGTTGGAGGAAGTCCAGGACATGCAAGTATAATTATGGATATGGCAGAAAATGAAAAAACTGGAGAAAAGGTCTTTATGATAGCTCAAAGCTATATGCCTGCTCAACAAACTCAGCTTCTTATTAACCGTAAACAACCAAATTTAAGTCCTTGGTATAGCTTGAATTTTGAAGGTGATTTAACAATCCCTCAATGGACTTTTAAAAGAGACCAATTGAAAAGGTTCTAAAAAATACATATAAAAATAAAAGAAAAATATAAGTGTGAAAGAATGTAATTAGATTAAAACTTGTTGGATATGGACAAAATTAAATTGGTAGATAAATATTAAAAAATGAAATGATTAATTCCATACATTATAATATTTATCTAAAAAGCTTTATCTTAAAATAAGAGTCTTATTTTAAAGCTGAAACTAATTTGAGGAGGATAACTTATATTGAAAATTAGAAGATATTTAATTTTAGTAATTATAATTCTAATTACAACAAGTCAGAGTTTTATTTCTTATGGGCTAGAGAGTTTTGAAGAAAGTTATAAAAACATAGAACAATTAAATAACTTTAATCGAAACATAGAAAACTCATCTAAAGAAATAACAATTTTTCACACTAATGACATACATGGAAGATATGCTGAAGGTGATGAGTATATACAAATAGGTAATCTAGCTACATTAAAAAAGGAAACTCCAAATTCAATTTTAGTAGATGCAGGAGATTGCTTACATGGCTTACCAATAGTAAATATGAATAAAGGTGAAGACGCAATTGAATTAATTAAAAGTGTTGGATATGACTATATTACCCCAGGAAATCATGATTTTAATTATGGAAAGGATAGATTATTAGAGCTATCCCAAATTGCTAATTCAGGAGATAAAACTTTAAAATTTTTAGCATCAAATGTTTTTGAAGATGGTAAAAGAGTATTTGATAGCAATGATATAAAAGAAATAGATGGTATAAAGCTAGGATTTTTTGGACTTACAACCCAAGAAACAAAAAGTAAGACAGGTTCTAAGAATGTAGAAGGATTAGAGTTTAGAAATCCTATAGAAAGCGCAACAGAACAAGTAAACGAATTAAAAAGAAAAGGTGCTGATGTAATAATTGCGATATCACATATTGGAACTAATAGTTTAAGTAAGCCAAATAGTATAGATATAGCAAATAAAGTTAATGGTATTGATTTAATTATTGATGGTCATAGCCATACTAAGTTTGAAAATGGCAAACAAGTTGGTGACACACTTATTGTAAGTACAGGACAATATCTAGAACATATTGGCGAAGTAAAGTTGACATTAGATACTAATGATAGAGAACATATAAAAATAGAAAATAAATCAGCAAGATTAATTGAGAAAGAAGAAGCACTAGAGTATGAGCTTGATTCTAGTATAAGTAAAAAGGTTGATG
This sequence is a window from Clostridioides difficile. Protein-coding genes within it:
- a CDS encoding CoA-disulfide reductase; its protein translation is MRVIIIGGVAAGMSAAAKLKRLKPEYEVVVYEKTEIVSFGACGLPYFVGGFFDDANDLLARTPEKLRESGIDLNIFREVVEVDTESKKIKIKNVKTNEICEDYYDKLMIATGARSIVPLIKNINLKNVSTLKSLYDGEYLKKLLSGKEIKKVTIIGAGFIGLEAVEACKKLGKDVHVVQLEERVLPQVFDKEITDVLEDEIRNHDVKLHLDEIVVELSGIDKVEKVITNKGEIDTDVVIIATGVKPNTEFLQNTNIKTLKNGAIVVDEYGRTSVEDIYSAGDCATIKNIVSNENAYIPLATGANKLGRIVGENLAGKEVSYQGSLSSSCIKIMDMEAASTGITEKQANDLGLNFKSKFISDYNQTHYYPGRNKIYVKLIYDADTKVILGGQVAGFKDAVQRTNVLAAAIFGKMTTSQLGMLDLCYAPPFARTWDVLNVAGNVSK
- a CDS encoding ribonuclease Z, producing the protein MIDLTLLGCGGNVPMPHRFLSSVFMNYKGRKILIDCGEGTQVSMKLKKCGFKDIDLICITHLHGDHIFGLLGLLSTIGNSGRTSDLTIVGPIGIIDCIHSMRNLVEYIPYTLKIIENPQGSFSLDNEYLKNIEISTIPLEHSIECIGYSFNFKRNPKFDINKATQNKVPKTIWKKLQDGQSIVLNSKKYTPDMVLGESRKGVKISLTTDTRPIDSIPNFIKDSDLFICEAMYGDDLDISKAVKNKHMTFREAANLAKLGNVKQLLLTHFSPSLDMPNMYLENATNVFENTIIGEDRLSLHLKFD
- a CDS encoding bifunctional metallophosphatase/5'-nucleotidase, producing MKIRRYLILVIIILITTSQSFISYGLESFEESYKNIEQLNNFNRNIENSSKEITIFHTNDIHGRYAEGDEYIQIGNLATLKKETPNSILVDAGDCLHGLPIVNMNKGEDAIELIKSVGYDYITPGNHDFNYGKDRLLELSQIANSGDKTLKFLASNVFEDGKRVFDSNDIKEIDGIKLGFFGLTTQETKSKTGSKNVEGLEFRNPIESATEQVNELKRKGADVIIAISHIGTNSLSKPNSIDIANKVNGIDLIIDGHSHTKFENGKQVGDTLIVSTGQYLEHIGEVKLTLDTNDREHIKIENKSARLIEKEEALEYELDSSISKKVDEIKKEQEKILDKVIGVTKNTLDGSYENVRTKETNLGNLISDILLDKTKADISLFNGGNIRDTIEKGDITRGSIADVFPFSNTIVTKELTGKQIKSVLEHGVKLYPEKNSAFLQVGGISYYFDPKQREGEKITGIMKDGKSLDMNKKYTVATNDYIALGGDEFPCFSKEPMLKDFGSLESAVIDYIEYKKEICKSVDGRVSIKTKEELIINSNESNLVLNHVEDNLNDSEDSINNDDAKNSNENEHKNSDKMKVRESSNIKASKAEFKEKSPKTGDLGIKDSMFIFVASSVLIYFFNNNQMNLKKKKLK
- a CDS encoding DUF4846 domain-containing protein; translated protein: MKLLKKITILSLMMLALVGCSNGESKKTAEGSNNIQNSKKEEQAIVVHKDENILKDRYEPPKGFKRVDVEKGSFESFLRNTKLKNYGEKVKYYDGRIKESKGIYDSVFDVDIGDRDLHQCADAIMLMRAEYLYQNKRYDEISFDFVDGFKAKYSKWAEGYRISVKDSGSSWYKASEYSTSYESFRKFMDIVFAYSGTLSLEKELKPVQLDDMKIGDVFIVGGSPGHASIIMDMAENEKTGEKVFMIAQSYMPAQQTQLLINRKQPNLSPWYSLNFEGDLTIPQWTFKRDQLKRF